The Streptomyces sp. R28 region TCCGCGTCCTTGTCCTCGTCTGGGGCCGCGTCCACCCGCAGCTGCGGAACGTCCGTCCCCGTCAGGCCCGTCGTCCCCGCCGCCGTCAGCAGCAGCGACGTGCCCGAGTTCGTGACCATGAAGGCGAGGCGCGCGGCGGGGTGTGCCGGGTCCAGCGGCACATACGCGCCGCCCGCGCGCAGCACCGCGAGGGCGGCGATGCCCATGTCGGCGCCCCGGGGCAGCAGCAGCCCGACCCGGTCGCCGCGCCGCACGCCCCGCGCACGCAGCCGAGCCGCCAGAGCGTCGGCGCGCTCCAGCAGTTCGCGGTACGTCAGCCGCAGCGCTCCGCAGACGAGGGCGGGGGCCTCCGGCCGGGCGGCCGCGCGGTCCGCCACCAGATCCGGTACCAGCCGTGCCGACTCGACGACCCGCTCCGTACGGTCCCCGAGCGCCAGCAACCGCTCACGCTCGTCGGCCGGCACCATCTCGACCGTCGACAGCGGCGCGTCGGGCCGCGCCAGCAGACCGTCCAGCAGTGTCTCGAAGCACCGCACCCACCGTCGTACCGTCGCCGCCTCGAACAGCGCGCCGCGGTGGATGAGATACGCGGCGAGATCCTCGCCCCACCGCTCCACCTGGAGATGGAAGTCGAACTTCGCGGTGTCCAGCACGACAGGGACCCGCTCGACTTCGGCACCCGCCAGGCCCAGCGTCAGCTCGGTGTCGTCGTCGTAGCCGAACACCACCTGCACGACCGGATCGTGGCTCATCTCGCGCGCCGGGGCGACCGCGTTCACGACCGCCTCGAAGGGCGCGTCCTGGTACGGCTGGGAGGCCAGCAGCGCGGTGCGCAGACGGTCGATCAGGTCGTGGTACGTCGGGTCACCGGACAGGTCGACGCGCAGCGCCAGGGTGTTGGTCAGCATGCCGACCATGTCCTGGAGTTCGGGGCGGTCCCGGCCGGAGACGGGGAAGCCGATCACCAGGTCCTCGGAGCCGGACAGCCGGCTCACGAACGCGGCGTACGCGGCGAACACCGCCATGAACGGCGTACCGCCGCGCCCCCGGGCCGTCTCGGCGATCCGCTCACGGACCCGGGCCGACAGCGTGAAGCGTTCGGTGCCGCCCGCCGCCGAACGGACCGCTCCGCGCGGCCGGTCCAGCGGCAGTGCGACCGTCTCGGGAGCCCCGCGCAGCCGCTCGGCCCAGTGCGCGACCGAGTCGGCGTACTCGCCCGCTGCCTGCCGCTCCCGCTGCCAGGACGCGAAGTCCGGGAACTGGAGCGGGAGTTCGGGCAGAGCGTGGCGCAGGCCCTTGGCCTCGTTCTCGTACCCGGCCGACAGCTCGCGCAGCAGCACGCCCAGCGACCAGCCGTCGCAGACCAGGTGGTGGGCGACGAGCAGGATGCGGTGACTGCCGTCGTCCACGGCGTACAGCGTGCAGCGCAGCAGCGGGCCGGACGCCACGTCGAAGGGGCGGGCGGCCTCGGCGCGCATCCGCGCGTCCACCTCGGCCACGGGCACGTCGCGCTCCACGCGCGGCTCGACTCTCCCGGCGGCGGACACGATCTGCAGCGGCACCCCGTCGGGACCGGTGCGGAACACCGTGCGCAGCGACTCGTGCCGGGCGACGAGCGCGTCCAGGGCCCGGCCGAAGGCGGCCGGATCGAACGGCCCGCGCACGGCGAACGCGGCCGGCACGTGGTAGGTCGCGCTGCCCGGGTCCATGTGGTCCAGGACGAGCAGCCGGGCCTGCGCGTCCGAGGTCGGGAACTCGTACTCCTCGCCGTCCCCGGGAGTCTCCTCGTACGCCCCGCCGTTGTCCTCGTACTCCCCGACAGCCCCTGTGCCGTCAGCGTCCATCTGCCTGTGCTCCGTCCCCCGTGCGGTTCCTTGCCAGTACGTCCTCCACGGCCGCGGCGATCTCGCCGACCGGCCCCGGTGTCAGCACATCACTGTGCTCACAGTCCAGTTCGTGTACGTCCACCCCGGCCGAGCAGGCCTGCCACGCGGCGCGCTTCTCCTCGGTCGTCGCCTCCGAGGCGCGGGCGGCCGAGAAGAGGGTCACCCGGCCGTCGTACGGCGACGGCTGCCAGGCGCGGGCCATCTCGATGTACCGGCACATGGCGGCGACCAGGGTGTCGAGGCGCCGTTCGTCGAGGTCGGCCAGGAGCGCGCTGTGCGCGTGGACGCGTGCCACGACCTCGGCCCGCTCCAGCGGCTCGGGTCCGGCCGCGACCCCGGGCAGCGCGTTGCGCAGCAGATTGCTCATCCCCACCTGCTCCACGACCGTCGGGTCCAGCGGCACCCGCGCCACGTCCGGCGGCTTCGGCATCGAGTCCAGGACGGCGACGAGCGCGACCTCCTCGCCGGCCGCGCGCAACCGCACCGCCAGCTCATGGGCGAACGGTCCGCCGAAGGACCGGCCCAGCAGCAGATACGGCCCGTGCGGCCGCACCGCCCGGATGTGCGGTACATAGCGCTCGGCCAACTCGCCCAATGTTGTCGGCAGTTGCTCGCCGTGCAGCACCGGCGTGTGCAGCGCGTACACCGGCCGCCCGGGGGCGAGGTGCGGCAGCAGCGCCGCGTACCCCCAGCCGAGTCCCAGCCCCGGGTGCAGACAGAACAGCGGCGGCAGGTCGCCGTCGCGGCGCAGGGGGAGCAGCGGGGAGTACGCGTCCTCGTCGTCCGGGCCCCTGCCCTTGCCCTTGTCCGCCTGTCCCGTGGCGAGGCGCGCGGCGAGCGTGGCCGGCGTCGGTGCCTCGAACAGCGTGGCCGGCGACACCCGTACCCCGAGCTGGGCGTAGATCTCCGCCGTCAGGCGCAGGGCGAGCAGCGAGTGGCCGCCGTGCGCGAAGAAGTCGGCGTCGGGGCCGACCGCCTGGAGCCCGAGCTCCTGAGCGAACAGCGCGCACAGCCGCTGCTCGTGCCCCGGCCGGGCGATCCGCCCGTGGTCCGGCCGGACTCGCTGCGGCTCGGGTTCGGGCAGCGCGGCCCGGTCGACCTTGCCGTGCGCGGTCAGCGGTACGGCGTCCAGGGCGGCCCACGCCGACGGCATCAGATGCGCCGGCAACGTGCGCGCCGCATGCTCCCGTACGAGTCCCAGGTCGCCGCCCACGACATACGCGACGAGCCTCTTGCCGCCGTCCGGCCCGGGGCGCGCGGCCACCACGGCCCGTTCCACGCCCGGGCAGCCGGCCAGCGCGGCCTCCACCTCGCCCGGCTCGATGCGGAAGCCCCGCACCTTGACCTGGTCGTCGCTGCGGCCCATGAACTCCAGCTCGCCGGCGGGAAGCCGGCGCACCAGATCGCCCGTGCGGTACATCCGGGTGCCGGGCGGCCCGTACGGATCGGCGACGAAACGCTCGGCGGTCCCGCCGGGGCGGTTCAGGTAACCGAGGGCCAGGCCTGTGCCCGCGATGTACAACTCGCCCACCGTTCCGGCCGGTACGGGACGCAGGAGGCGGTCGAGGACATAGGTGCGGGTGTTGTCGAGGGGCCGCCCGATGGGCACGGACGCGCCGACGTCACCGGTCACCCGGTGGGCCGTGGCGAACACCGTCGTCTCGGTGGGCCCGTAGCCGTTGACGACCCGGGTGCCGGGGCAGTGCTCGCGCACCCGCCGCACCGCCTCGGGCGCGAGGACGTCCCCGCCCGCCCACACCTCCCGCACGGTGCCCAGCACCTCGGGCGCGATCTCCGCGACGGTGCGCAGGAGTTCGGCGGTGAGCCACAGGGCGGTGACGCGCGTTTCGGGCAGCAGCCGCTTCAGCAGGTCGGGGGTGACGGGACCGGGCGGGGCGAGTACGACCGTGCCCCCGTTCAGCAGGGGCACCCAGGTCTCGTAGGTCGCGGCGTCGAAGGTGTGCGGGCTGTGGAGGAGGACGCGCTCGTGCGCGCCGCCCGCGAAACGGGTGTCGGCGGCGAGTTCGACGACGGCCCGGTGCGGGGTGAGGATGCCCTTGGGTTCACCCGTCGAGCCGGAGGTGTACATCACGTAGGCGGCGGATTCGGGGTGCACGGCCGCCGTCGGCGGGGCGCCGGCGTCGGCTCCGCCCAGGCGTGACAGGTCCAACAGCCGTATTCCACCCGGCAGTTGCACGTCGGCATCCGTAACCGCGACCCGAGCACCGGCCTGCCCCAGCAGCGCCGCCAGCCGCCCCGCCGGAGCCGCAGGATCCAGCGGCAGGCAGCACGCGCCCGCCTTCAGCACCGCCAGCTGCGCGACGACCAGGGACGCGGACCGGGCCAGCGGCAGCGCCACCGTGTCGCCGGGCCGTACCCCCGCCTCCCGCAGCCGCGCCGCCAGCCGGTCGGACGCCGCGTCGAGACCGCCGTACGTCAGCACCTCACCGTCCGCCTCGACGGCCGGCGCGTCCGGCGTACGGGCCACCTGCCCGGCGAAGCGCCCGGGGATGCTCAGTGTCTCGGGCACCGGGCGGACCGGCCCCTCGGCCGGGGCGAGCAGCTGTCGCCGCTCCTCCTGCGGGAGGACGTCGAGCCGGTCGGCCGGTGTGTCGTGCGCGGAGGTCAGCGCCTCGAAGGCGCGCGCCAGGCGGGCGCCGACCGTGGCCGCGGAGATGCCCCGGCGGCAGCTGATCCGCAGCAGCATCCGTTCCCCGGCGACGACGGCGACCGTCACCGGGTAGTGCGTCGCGTCCCGCGTCTCGACCAGCTCGACGGCCGCGGTGGGCCCCTCGGTGCGCGGGAAGTTCTCGAACGCCAGGACCGTGTCGAAGAGTTCGCCCGCCCCGGCCGCCCGCTGCACCTCAGACAGCCGTACATGGTGGTACGGAGCCAGCCGCAGCTGCTCGCTCTGGACGCGGGCCAGCAGTTCGTCGACGCCCTCACCGGCGCGCAGCCGGATCCGCACGGGCAGCGTGTTGATGAACAGGCCCACCATCCGCTCGACACCGGGCAGATCGTGCGCCCGCCCGGAGACGACCGCGCCGAACACCAGGTCCTCGGCACCGGTCAGCCGGGCCAGCACCAGGGCCCAGGCCGTCTGCGCCACGGTGTTGACGGTGACGCCCGCGTCCGCGGCACGCCGGGTGACCGCCGCGGTCAGTTCGGGCGTCAGCTCTACGTCGACCGTGTCCTCAGCCGTCTCAGCCGTCTCAGCCCTCTCCGGTCCGACGGGGCCGGGCACAGCTGGGGGCAGCAGTGAGGGCCGCGACAGCCCGCCCAGTGCCTCGCGCCAGGCGGCTTGCGCCCGCGCCTGGTCCTGGCCGTTCAGCCAGACCAGGAACTGCTTGAAGGGCACGGCGGGCGGCAGCGCGGCGGTGCCGGTCGTCAGCGCCTCCAGGTCCCGCGCGAGCAGCGGCAGCGACCAGCCGTCGAGCAGGATGTGATGGAGGGTCAAGAGCAGGTCGGCGCCCGCGTCGTGCCGGACCAGCGTGGCCCGTACCAGGGGGCGCTGGGCCAGGTCGAAGCGGCGGCCCCGGTCCTCGGCCATGAGGCGCGCGAACTCCGCCTCCGTCTCGTCCGGCGTGCGGCCCGTGCGGTCCATCTCCGTCCACGGCACCTTCACCGAGCGCAGGATCACCTGCACCGGCCGGTCGACATGCTCGTGCCGAAAGCGCGCCCGCAGATTCGGGTGCCGCTCCAGCAGTGCGGTCACCCCGGCCCGTACCGCCGCGGCCGTGATGCCGGGGGCGATCCGGAAGCGGGCCTGCACCAGATAGGGGTCGGGGCGGTCGGGATCGCGCAGGGCGTGGAAGAGCAGGCCCTCCTGGGCGGGGGAGAGCGGCAGTACGTCCAGGATGCGACCGCCCATCAGTCGTCCCCCTCTTCGTCCTCTTCGTCCTCGTCGTCCCAGCCCTCGAACTCCAAGTCGTCCTCCAGCAGGGCGAGCTGGTCCGCCGACAGTCCGACCAAGGGGAAGTCGGAGCTGGTGTGACCGCCCGTGCCGTCCCGGCGGGCGTGCTCGACCAGCACCTCGATCGCCTCGCACCACAGCCGGGCCAGCTCCAGCACCTCGTCCTCGCCGAGCACCCCGCGCGCGTACGAGAACCCGGCGCTCAGACACAGCCGCCCGCCGTCCCGCTCCAGGACCAGCGCGTCCACCTCCACCGCATGGCCGAGCGGCAGCGCCTCGGCGGCCATGCCGAGCAGCTCGCCGTCGGCCGTGTCGCCGCCGGAGAACCGGCCCAGGTAGTTGAAGCGCAGGTCCGGGACGGGCAGCGCGGCCAGCTTCGGGGCCGTGTCCGGGTTGAGGTGGCGCAGCAGACCCCAGCCGAGGCCCCCCGACGGGACCGCCCGCAGCTGCTCCTTGACCTGCTTGAGCGCCTCGCCGGCCGCGTCCCGCGCGGGCTGCCAGAAGGGCGGGCCGAGCACGCCGCCCGCGTCCAGCCGGACCGGGTACTGGGTGGTGAACCAGCCGACCGTGCGGGAGATGTCGGCGGGCTCGGAGAGCACCTCGCGGCCGTGGCCCTCCAGGTGGACCAGCACGCCGGTGACCGCCGGAGGGGACTCGCCCCGCCGCCGTACCGCCGCCGCGGCCAGCGCCGTCAGCAGCACGGCGTCCGGGCCGCAGTGGAAGGCCGCGGTCACCTCCGACAGCGCCGCCTCGGTGACCTCTGGCGTCAGCTCGACGGTGAGCACGGCACGGCGCGCGCCGACACCCCGGCCGCCCGAGATCCGCGCGTCCGGGCCGCTCAGCATCCCCTCCCACCAGGCGGACTCCGTGTCGGCCAACCCGGGCCTGACCGCCTCCCGCGCCAGCAGCCGTGCCCAGCGCGCGAAGGACGTGCCCGGGCTCTGCGGCATCCGCGCCCCGGCCGACCCGGCCGCCGACCCGTCCGCCAGCCCGGCTGCCAGCTCGGGACCCAGCAGCCGCCAGGACACGCCGTCCACCGCCAGGTGGTGCACCGTCAGCAACAGCAGCCCCGGCCGACCGGAGGCCGGGTCGAGCCAGGTGGCCCGCAGCATCTCCCCCTTCTCCGGGTCGAGCCGCACCGCCGCCGCCAACTCCTCGGCCGACGCCCGCGGATCGGCACCGACGGGCACCTCGACGCGCTCGACGGCCACGCCGGGGACGTCCTCGGGAACCTCCAGCTCCCCGTCCACCAGGCGCATCCGCAACACACCGTGCCGCTCGACCAGCCCGCGCACCGTCGCCTCGACGCGCTCCAGGCCCACGTCCCGCGGTACCGGGAACACCATCGACTGCGTGAACGCCGCCGAGGCCGCGTCTGCGTACTGTTCGCGCCACCACCGCATGACCGGCGTGAGCGGGAAGCGCCCCGTGCCGGAGTCCTCGGCGAGGGTGAGGTCCGCCGCCTCCCGTGCCGTCAGCGCGAGCGCGGCAGGCGTACGGGCCGTGAAGACGTCACGCGGCGTGATGCCGAGCCCCGCTCCCGAGGCCCGCCCGGCGAGCTGGATCGCCATGATGCTGTCGCCGCCCAGCCGGAAGAAGTCGTCGTCGGCGCCGACCCGTTCGACACCGAGCACCTCCTCGAACAGGGCGCACAGGGTGACTTCGCGGACGCCCTCCGGGGCCCGCCCGAAGTCGCGCGGACGGCTTCCCGGGGCGGGCAGCGCCGCCCGGTCCAGCTTGCCGTTGGGTGCCAGCGGGAGTTCCTCCAGCACCACCACGTCGGCCGGCACCATGGCGGCGGGCAACCGCCCGGCGGCGTACGCCAGCAGCGCCTCCGGCACCGGGACGCCCTCGCCCTCGCCGACGACGTACCCGACGAGCCGTGGCCTGCCCGGACGGTCCTCCCGCACGACGGCCACCGCCTGCCGCACCGAGGGGTGCCCGGCGAGGACCGCCGCGATCTCGCCCGGCTCGACGCGGTGGCCGCGGATCTTCACCTGGTCGTCGGAGCGGCCCAGATACTCCAGCTGCCCGTCGTCCCGGCGGCGGGCCAGGTCCCCGGTGCGGTACATGCGCTCGCCGGGCGGTCCGTACGGGTCGGCGACGAACCGCTCGGCGGTCGCCCCCGCCCGCCCCAGATAGCCGTACGCCACTCCCGGCCCCGCCAGGCAGAGCTCGCCGCACACCCCGGGCGGCACGGGCCGCAGCCGCTCGTCGAGGACGTACACGCGCGTGCCCGGGAGCGGGGCGCCGATGGGCGGTGCGGTGCCGTCGCCGGCCAGCGGGCCGGAGAGGGTGGCGGCGACGGTGAACTCGGTGGGCCCGTAGACGTTGTGGAACCGGCGCCCTCCGACGGCCCAGCGGGCCACCAGCTCCGGCGGACACGCCTCCGCGCCCACGGCCAGCGACCGCAGCTCGGGGTACTCCCCGGCCGGCACCGTCGCCAGCACCGAGGGCGGCAGCAGCGTGCAGCTGATCCGCCGCCCGGTCAGCACGTCCGCGAGGTCCTGCCCGGCGAGCGGCCCCTGAGGCGGTACGACCAGGGTGCCGCCGGACCCGAACGCCATGCACATCTCACCCACGGAGATGTCGAAGGCGGGAGAGCCCAGTTGCAGCACCCTGCTGTCGGCGTCCAGGGCGAGCGCGTCCACGAGACCGCGCGCGAGGGCCGTCAGCCCGGCGTGCGGGACCACGACGCCCTTGGGACGGCCGGTGGAGCCCGAGGTGTGAATGACGTAGGCGGGCGCCGACGGGTCCAACTCCTGTGCGGCCAACGGCGGTTCGTCGTAGGCGCGCTCGTCGAGGACGAGCGTGGGGACGCCCGTCTCCGGAATCACCCCGGGCTCGCCGGCCACCACCAGGACCGGTGTCGCGTCCGCCAGCGCCAGCCGGATGCGCTCCGGTGGGTAGTCGGGGTCGATCGGGAGGTACGCGGCGCCCGTGCGCTGTACCGCCAGCAGCGCCGGGACCGTGGCGGCCGTGCGCCCGAGGGCGAGGGCCACGATCCGGCCGGGGCCCGCACCGTGCCGGGCCAGATGAGCCGCCAGCCGGTTCACGCGGTCGGTCAGTTCGGCGTACGTCAGCCGCAGGCCCTCGGCCTCCAGCGCGGGCGCGTCGGGGGTGCGGGACGCCTGCCGGGCCACCAGGTCGGGCAGGGCCAGCGGCTCGGGGGCCAGGCCGCCCGAGCCGAGCTGCGCCAGCCGTCGCCGGTCGGCCTCGGGCACCAGGCCGACCTCGGCGAGCGGCACCTCGGGGTCGGCGGTGAAGCGGCGCAGCAGCTCCAGGTAGGCGTCCGTCCAGTGCCGTACGGTGTCGGCGCCGAAGAGAGCGGTACGGATCTCGAAGCTGCCCTCCATCGTGCCGTCGTCGCAGTCACGGACGATGCCGACGAGGTCGTGCTCGCCACCGGTGTGGATGCGCTCGGGCTCGCTGAACTCCCGCAGCGCGGCCACACTGCGCTGCTGGGTGAGGTGCATGAACACCCACTGGAACAGCGGGGAGCGCCCGGCGCTGCGGTCGGGCGCGACCGCCGAGACGATCCGCCCCACAGGCACGTCCGCGTTGGCCATCAACTCGGGGAAGTCCGCCGCGAACCGGGCCAGTACGCCGGCGAAGGAGTCCCCGGGCCGGATCCGCCAGCGGGTCGGGATGGCGTTCATGACGTACCCGATGACCCGCTCCAGGCCCTTGGCGGCCCGGTTGGCGGTGGGCGTGCCGAGCACCATGTCGTCGGCGCCGGTCAGACGGTGCGCCAGGACCGCGAAGGCCGCCATCAGGACGACGTAGACGGAGGCGCCGCGCTCCCGGGCCAGCGCCCGTACGGCCCGGGCGGTCGGGGCGTCGACGCGGAACGGGATCTGGGCGATCTCCTCGGAGGAGCCGATCGCCTCGGACGCCCCGGCCCCGACTCCGGCCCCGACTCCGGCCCCGGGCACGCTGAGCGGCCCCGGCGGCTCGGCGAGGTAGCGGCGCCAGAAGGCCAGCCGCGCCTCGAAGACGCCGGACTCCTCCAACTCGCCCTGCCAGGACGCGAAATCGGCGTACTGGATGCGAGGGCGGATCAGCGTCGGTGCCGAACCGGCGCGCATCGCGCGGTGTGCCTCGGCGAACTCGGCCTGGAGCACGTCGAAGGACCACCAGTCGGCGATCACGTGGTGCAGGCTCAGCATCAGCGTGGTCCGCCGCTCGTCGACCGTGACGAACCGGGCCCGCATCAGCGGCTCACCGGCCAGGTCGAAGGGGCGGCGCCGGAACGTCTCGAAGGCCTCGGCGATGGTGGTGCCGGTGCCCCGCAGGTCCTCCCGCTCCAGCAGGAAGCGCTCCTCGGGCGGGAAGGTGACGCTGAGCGCGCCCGGCTCGCCGCCGATGCGGGCCCGCAGGACGTCGTGGTGGGCCCGGACCAGGGTCAGTGCCGTCTCCAGACGGTCCGGCTCGACCGGCTCGACCGTCTCGTCGAAGTGATAGGCACAGCACAGGTTGAGCGCGGGAGTGCCGGGATACAGCGACTCGTACACCCACAGGTCCTCCTGCGCCGGACTGAGCCGCACCGGCCCGTCCGAGTCGCGGGGCGGTACGACCGCCGGGATCAGCCCGGCCTGCCCGGACTCCACCAGCCGCCGCATGAGCCGCACCCGCTGCTCACCGCTGAGCGCGCTGAACCGCTCGGCCATCGAAGCGCCGGCCGCCCCCGTCGTCGCCGTCACGCCACGTCCTCCCCGAGCCTCACGAACTCCCCTGCCACACCACGGCCCTCCCGAGGCGCCGCGCACTCCTGCCGCACGCCACCGGCCTCCCGGGGTGCCGCGCATCCCTCCACCACGCCGCGGCCCGTGCGCGGCGTCGCGAATCCCCCTGTCACGCGACGTCCTCCCGAAGCTCGGCCAGCCGGTGCAGCCCGGCCAGCACCTCGTCGCGGCCGAGACCGAAGTCCACGAAGCAGGCGACCTCGTCGCAGCCCAGCTCACGCAGATCGGCGAGCATCTTCCGGCAGGTCTCGGCGGAGCCGAGCAGGCTGCCCCAGGTCAGATAGCGGTGGAAGGCGAACTCGGCGAGCAGCGCGGTCTGTTCCTCGGTGAGCTCCGCCGTCGCCTTGTCGGCCGTGCGGTTGGCCGTGGTCTGCCGTACGTACGAGCGCAGATACCTCGTCAGCGGTACGGCGGTCAGGCGCCGCGCCTCCTCGTCGTCCGCGCCGACGAACGTGTGCGCCATCAGCGTCACCCGGCCGTGCGCGTCGGTGCCGCCCTGGTCGGGGGCGGCGGCGCAGGCGGCCCGGTAGCGGGCGATCTTCTCGGCCAGCTCCTCCCGGCTCTGCCCGACGGTCGCCCCGAGGACCCCGGTGCGCAGACTTCCGGCGGCCTCCCAGGTCGCGGGGTTGCCGGAGCTGGTGAGCCACAGGGGGAGCGTGTCTTGCACGGGCCGGGGCTGCGGCAGGACGGCGACCGAGGCGCCGGTGCCGTCGGTGAACTCGGCCGCCTCGCCCGCCCACAGCCGCCGCAGCAGCGGGATGTCCCGCAGGGTCTGCTCGCGCCGGCCCTCGTAGTTGTCCGGGGCCAGCACGAAGTCGGCGGAGTGCCAGCCCGTCGCCGCGGACAGCCCGATCCGGCCGTGCGAGAGGTTGTCGACGACGGCCCAGTCCTCCGCGATCCGCAGCGGATGGTGCAGCGGCAGGATCACGCTGCCCGCCCGGATGTGGATCCGCTCGGTGGCCACCGCGAGCGCCGCACTGAGCACCGGCGGGCTGGGGAACACCTGCCCCACCTGCTGGAAGTGCCGCTCGGGCGTCCAGATCGCGTGGAAGCCGAGCCGGTCCGCGGTGCGGGCGACGGTGAGGATGTCGTCGTAGGCCTCACTGTGCCGGGACGCGCCGCCTGTGGCCGCGGTGTCGGCGGCGGGTGTGTCGGCGCCGAAGAACATCACGCTCAGGTCCATGGCACCTCCTTCTGACTGGTGTCGGTACGGCCGTCGCGGCCGGGCTGCCGGGGAACGCGCGGCCGAC contains the following coding sequences:
- a CDS encoding amino acid adenylation domain-containing protein; the protein is MDADGTGAVGEYEDNGGAYEETPGDGEEYEFPTSDAQARLLVLDHMDPGSATYHVPAAFAVRGPFDPAAFGRALDALVARHESLRTVFRTGPDGVPLQIVSAAGRVEPRVERDVPVAEVDARMRAEAARPFDVASGPLLRCTLYAVDDGSHRILLVAHHLVCDGWSLGVLLRELSAGYENEAKGLRHALPELPLQFPDFASWQRERQAAGEYADSVAHWAERLRGAPETVALPLDRPRGAVRSAAGGTERFTLSARVRERIAETARGRGGTPFMAVFAAYAAFVSRLSGSEDLVIGFPVSGRDRPELQDMVGMLTNTLALRVDLSGDPTYHDLIDRLRTALLASQPYQDAPFEAVVNAVAPAREMSHDPVVQVVFGYDDDTELTLGLAGAEVERVPVVLDTAKFDFHLQVERWGEDLAAYLIHRGALFEAATVRRWVRCFETLLDGLLARPDAPLSTVEMVPADERERLLALGDRTERVVESARLVPDLVADRAAARPEAPALVCGALRLTYRELLERADALAARLRARGVRRGDRVGLLLPRGADMGIAALAVLRAGGAYVPLDPAHPAARLAFMVTNSGTSLLLTAAGTTGLTGTDVPQLRVDAAPDEDKDADQATDEATDAVAPGVPVECSPGDLAYVLYTSGSTGVPKGVAVEHRALLNLAVNVRPVFPVTAQDRVLQFVSFGFDVAVSDLFFPWVAGAELHIAQEDERLGEALQARLRDSRITYVFLPPSAAMTLPRAPGALPELRTLAVGGEACPAELVERLGEEGRRIVNAYGPSEATVYSTTADLLPGAPVVIGHAVPGTRAYVLDRRLRPVPVGVTGELYVAGASLARGYFGRPGMTAERFVADPYGPPGSRMYRTGDLCRIDAHGVLHYLGRGDSQVKLRGYRIELGEIEALLAGHPDVTVAAAAVRGEGSEQRLVAYVVGKDTGTAPDTGTDTGTAPSDEALRALLALRLPGYMVPEIFVRLPELPLNRSGKIDRARLPEPPAHRPRLTESYAVPRTAGERRVAEVWQRVLTLDRVGVHDNFFDLGGNSVRLLAVLSALREHPECRELTLVDLFRHPTVAAIAAHLDSDARPTSRHEEAARRGSDRQAALHKLRSRKGTTR
- a CDS encoding amino acid adenylation domain-containing protein, which encodes MGGRILDVLPLSPAQEGLLFHALRDPDRPDPYLVQARFRIAPGITAAAVRAGVTALLERHPNLRARFRHEHVDRPVQVILRSVKVPWTEMDRTGRTPDETEAEFARLMAEDRGRRFDLAQRPLVRATLVRHDAGADLLLTLHHILLDGWSLPLLARDLEALTTGTAALPPAVPFKQFLVWLNGQDQARAQAAWREALGGLSRPSLLPPAVPGPVGPERAETAETAEDTVDVELTPELTAAVTRRAADAGVTVNTVAQTAWALVLARLTGAEDLVFGAVVSGRAHDLPGVERMVGLFINTLPVRIRLRAGEGVDELLARVQSEQLRLAPYHHVRLSEVQRAAGAGELFDTVLAFENFPRTEGPTAAVELVETRDATHYPVTVAVVAGERMLLRISCRRGISAATVGARLARAFEALTSAHDTPADRLDVLPQEERRQLLAPAEGPVRPVPETLSIPGRFAGQVARTPDAPAVEADGEVLTYGGLDAASDRLAARLREAGVRPGDTVALPLARSASLVVAQLAVLKAGACCLPLDPAAPAGRLAALLGQAGARVAVTDADVQLPGGIRLLDLSRLGGADAGAPPTAAVHPESAAYVMYTSGSTGEPKGILTPHRAVVELAADTRFAGGAHERVLLHSPHTFDAATYETWVPLLNGGTVVLAPPGPVTPDLLKRLLPETRVTALWLTAELLRTVAEIAPEVLGTVREVWAGGDVLAPEAVRRVREHCPGTRVVNGYGPTETTVFATAHRVTGDVGASVPIGRPLDNTRTYVLDRLLRPVPAGTVGELYIAGTGLALGYLNRPGGTAERFVADPYGPPGTRMYRTGDLVRRLPAGELEFMGRSDDQVKVRGFRIEPGEVEAALAGCPGVERAVVAARPGPDGGKRLVAYVVGGDLGLVREHAARTLPAHLMPSAWAALDAVPLTAHGKVDRAALPEPEPQRVRPDHGRIARPGHEQRLCALFAQELGLQAVGPDADFFAHGGHSLLALRLTAEIYAQLGVRVSPATLFEAPTPATLAARLATGQADKGKGRGPDDEDAYSPLLPLRRDGDLPPLFCLHPGLGLGWGYAALLPHLAPGRPVYALHTPVLHGEQLPTTLGELAERYVPHIRAVRPHGPYLLLGRSFGGPFAHELAVRLRAAGEEVALVAVLDSMPKPPDVARVPLDPTVVEQVGMSNLLRNALPGVAAGPEPLERAEVVARVHAHSALLADLDERRLDTLVAAMCRYIEMARAWQPSPYDGRVTLFSAARASEATTEEKRAAWQACSAGVDVHELDCEHSDVLTPGPVGEIAAAVEDVLARNRTGDGAQADGR
- a CDS encoding amino acid adenylation domain-containing protein produces the protein MTATTGAAGASMAERFSALSGEQRVRLMRRLVESGQAGLIPAVVPPRDSDGPVRLSPAQEDLWVYESLYPGTPALNLCCAYHFDETVEPVEPDRLETALTLVRAHHDVLRARIGGEPGALSVTFPPEERFLLEREDLRGTGTTIAEAFETFRRRPFDLAGEPLMRARFVTVDERRTTLMLSLHHVIADWWSFDVLQAEFAEAHRAMRAGSAPTLIRPRIQYADFASWQGELEESGVFEARLAFWRRYLAEPPGPLSVPGAGVGAGVGAGASEAIGSSEEIAQIPFRVDAPTARAVRALARERGASVYVVLMAAFAVLAHRLTGADDMVLGTPTANRAAKGLERVIGYVMNAIPTRWRIRPGDSFAGVLARFAADFPELMANADVPVGRIVSAVAPDRSAGRSPLFQWVFMHLTQQRSVAALREFSEPERIHTGGEHDLVGIVRDCDDGTMEGSFEIRTALFGADTVRHWTDAYLELLRRFTADPEVPLAEVGLVPEADRRRLAQLGSGGLAPEPLALPDLVARQASRTPDAPALEAEGLRLTYAELTDRVNRLAAHLARHGAGPGRIVALALGRTAATVPALLAVQRTGAAYLPIDPDYPPERIRLALADATPVLVVAGEPGVIPETGVPTLVLDERAYDEPPLAAQELDPSAPAYVIHTSGSTGRPKGVVVPHAGLTALARGLVDALALDADSRVLQLGSPAFDISVGEMCMAFGSGGTLVVPPQGPLAGQDLADVLTGRRISCTLLPPSVLATVPAGEYPELRSLAVGAEACPPELVARWAVGGRRFHNVYGPTEFTVAATLSGPLAGDGTAPPIGAPLPGTRVYVLDERLRPVPPGVCGELCLAGPGVAYGYLGRAGATAERFVADPYGPPGERMYRTGDLARRRDDGQLEYLGRSDDQVKIRGHRVEPGEIAAVLAGHPSVRQAVAVVREDRPGRPRLVGYVVGEGEGVPVPEALLAYAAGRLPAAMVPADVVVLEELPLAPNGKLDRAALPAPGSRPRDFGRAPEGVREVTLCALFEEVLGVERVGADDDFFRLGGDSIMAIQLAGRASGAGLGITPRDVFTARTPAALALTAREAADLTLAEDSGTGRFPLTPVMRWWREQYADAASAAFTQSMVFPVPRDVGLERVEATVRGLVERHGVLRMRLVDGELEVPEDVPGVAVERVEVPVGADPRASAEELAAAVRLDPEKGEMLRATWLDPASGRPGLLLLTVHHLAVDGVSWRLLGPELAAGLADGSAAGSAGARMPQSPGTSFARWARLLAREAVRPGLADTESAWWEGMLSGPDARISGGRGVGARRAVLTVELTPEVTEAALSEVTAAFHCGPDAVLLTALAAAAVRRRGESPPAVTGVLVHLEGHGREVLSEPADISRTVGWFTTQYPVRLDAGGVLGPPFWQPARDAAGEALKQVKEQLRAVPSGGLGWGLLRHLNPDTAPKLAALPVPDLRFNYLGRFSGGDTADGELLGMAAEALPLGHAVEVDALVLERDGGRLCLSAGFSYARGVLGEDEVLELARLWCEAIEVLVEHARRDGTGGHTSSDFPLVGLSADQLALLEDDLEFEGWDDEDEEDEEGDD